A single window of Achromobacter xylosoxidans DNA harbors:
- the tssB gene encoding type VI secretion system contractile sheath small subunit codes for MAKKESVQKRLQKVRPPRVQLTYDVEKGDAIEQKELPFVVGVVGDFSAQSEAELPRLKDRKFVNIDVDNFDDVMRGLEPRAAYRVKNRLTDEGGTFGVDLKFRSIEDFRPEAVVQQIEPLKELLEIRTKLADLRNKLAGNDKLEDLLGEVLSSTEKLQQLTSEAGKDGKGGSNE; via the coding sequence ATGGCTAAGAAAGAAAGCGTTCAGAAAAGACTCCAGAAAGTACGCCCGCCGCGCGTCCAGTTGACCTATGACGTCGAGAAGGGCGACGCGATCGAGCAGAAGGAACTGCCCTTCGTCGTGGGTGTGGTGGGCGACTTCAGCGCGCAGTCGGAAGCCGAGCTGCCGCGCCTGAAGGACCGCAAGTTCGTCAATATCGACGTCGACAACTTCGACGACGTGATGCGCGGCCTCGAGCCGCGCGCCGCGTACCGCGTGAAGAACCGCCTGACCGACGAGGGCGGCACCTTCGGCGTCGACCTGAAGTTCCGCTCGATCGAGGACTTCCGCCCCGAGGCCGTGGTGCAGCAGATCGAACCGCTCAAGGAATTGCTGGAGATCCGCACCAAGTTGGCCGACCTGCGCAACAAGCTGGCCGGCAACGACAAGCTGGAAGACCTGCTGGGCGAAGTGCTCAGCAGCACGGAAAAACTGCAGCAACTGACCAGCGAAGCCGGCAAGGACGGCAAGGGAGGCAGCAATGAGTAA
- the tssK gene encoding type VI secretion system baseplate subunit TssK, which yields MSYSAKILWGEGLFLRPQHFQRQDAYHETRLAEMSRALHPYSWGLRAARFDAAALANGMLRATELSAIFPDGEIYNAPHNDDLPPAVALDGLDGASEAVFYLALHPMKDIGGNYRDAQQAQGFDARYAHQDSPAPDLYTNASTAELAFLRKNVRLLSEHEPRDALLTIPVARVRRTASAGYELDTGFIAPSLTVQACGALFEQLRRLLDALQAKVNALYGFHREPNKNIIEFRSGDVASFWLLHTANEAYSALSHLFHNPQLHPERLFQEMLRLAGALMTFSKVHTLADLPVYRHEQPGAAFAQLDTILRDLLDTVISTRYFSIVLEELRPSFHVGRLDSDKLDETTALYLSVSAATPASELAETVPLRFKVGAPDDVEKLVLSAMPGVQLAYTPQVPPAVPVKPGACYFTLQTRGSLYDRMLQARSIAIYAPSGIPELKLDLIAVTR from the coding sequence GTGAGTTATTCAGCGAAGATCCTGTGGGGAGAGGGCCTGTTCCTGCGGCCCCAGCATTTTCAGCGCCAGGACGCCTACCATGAGACCCGCCTGGCGGAAATGAGCCGCGCGCTGCATCCGTATTCGTGGGGCCTGCGCGCCGCGCGTTTCGACGCCGCCGCGCTCGCCAATGGCATGTTGCGCGCCACCGAACTGTCGGCGATCTTCCCCGACGGCGAAATCTACAACGCGCCGCACAACGACGACCTGCCGCCCGCCGTGGCGCTGGACGGGCTGGACGGCGCCAGCGAGGCCGTGTTCTACCTGGCCCTGCATCCGATGAAGGACATCGGCGGCAACTACCGCGACGCGCAGCAGGCGCAGGGATTCGATGCCCGCTACGCGCACCAGGACAGCCCCGCTCCCGACCTCTACACCAATGCCAGCACCGCCGAGCTGGCGTTCCTGCGCAAGAACGTGCGGCTGCTGTCCGAACACGAGCCGCGCGATGCGCTGCTGACGATCCCGGTGGCGCGCGTGCGCCGCACGGCCAGCGCCGGTTACGAGCTGGACACCGGCTTCATCGCGCCCAGCCTCACGGTGCAGGCCTGCGGCGCGCTGTTCGAGCAGTTGCGCCGCCTGCTGGACGCGCTGCAGGCCAAGGTCAATGCGCTGTACGGTTTCCATCGCGAGCCGAACAAGAACATCATCGAGTTCCGCTCGGGCGACGTGGCCTCGTTCTGGCTGCTGCACACCGCCAACGAAGCCTATTCGGCGCTGTCGCACCTGTTCCACAACCCGCAGCTGCATCCGGAACGCCTGTTCCAGGAGATGCTGCGGCTGGCCGGCGCGCTGATGACGTTCTCTAAGGTGCACACGCTGGCCGACCTGCCGGTGTATCGCCACGAGCAACCCGGCGCGGCCTTCGCGCAGCTCGACACGATCCTGCGCGACCTGCTCGACACCGTGATCTCGACGCGCTACTTCTCCATCGTGCTGGAAGAGCTGCGCCCCTCGTTCCACGTGGGCCGCCTCGATTCCGACAAACTCGACGAGACCACCGCGCTGTACCTGTCGGTGTCCGCGGCGACGCCAGCCAGCGAGCTGGCCGAAACGGTGCCGCTGCGCTTCAAGGTCGGCGCGCCGGACGATGTCGAGAAGCTGGTGCTGTCGGCCATGCCGGGCGTGCAACTGGCCTACACGCCACAGGTGCCGCCGGCCGTGCCGGTCAAGCCGGGCGCCTGCTATTTCACCCTGCAGACGCGCGGCTCGCTGTACGACCGCATGCTGCAGGCGCGCAGCATTGCCATCTACGCGCCGTCCGGCATACCCGAGCTGAAACTGGACCTGATCGCCGTCACCCGCTGA
- the tssF gene encoding type VI secretion system baseplate subunit TssF, translating into MEELLPYYERELGFLRGSSRDFAQRYPKIAARLGLSGETCEDPHVERMIESFALLGARINKKLDDDYPEFTEALFEVMYPHYLRPFPACSIAQFDMGGVAAQLTAPVRVARGTELKSHAVRGVACRFRTAYDVTLAPVAIRQATFASTANAPSATQLPPGVTGRLSLTLACLAETQSFATLAVDRLRVYLHGEPSFVAALRDCLFLRTAAAYIETQPGRWNRLPDVPLAQVGLAEDDALIDFPASSHPAYRLLAEYFVFSEKFNFVDIDLAALRRAVGPLREFTLHLPVKGLRADSNTARLLESASADNFRLGCTPVINLFEQRADPIRVTHAAASYPVVADARRAYGYEVYSIDRVRLVRQNAQGDSVVEFRPFYSLHHGETPEGASHYWTARRDSMVAERSPGYEMEMSIVDIDFNPALPQTETLSLELTCTNRDLPSHLAVGQPGGDLFLEGGSVAREIRMLRRPTHTHRFQQGRAAHWRLISHLALNHLSLVHSGLPALKETLRLYDLSHAAVAARQIEGLVGLDYKPATHWMPGEPFATFVRGIEIRLTINEENFVGTSLHAFVAVLNRFFGLYVHANSFVQLVVLSRRGAEEILRCPPCNGDAILA; encoded by the coding sequence ATGGAAGAACTGCTGCCGTATTACGAACGCGAGCTGGGGTTCCTGCGCGGCTCGTCGCGGGATTTCGCCCAGCGCTATCCGAAGATCGCCGCGCGCCTGGGGCTGTCGGGAGAGACCTGCGAGGATCCGCACGTCGAGCGGATGATCGAATCATTCGCCCTGCTGGGCGCGCGCATCAACAAGAAGCTGGACGACGACTATCCGGAATTCACGGAAGCGTTGTTCGAAGTGATGTATCCGCATTACCTGCGGCCGTTTCCGGCGTGTTCGATCGCGCAGTTCGACATGGGCGGGGTGGCGGCCCAACTGACCGCGCCGGTGCGCGTGGCGCGGGGCACCGAATTGAAATCGCACGCCGTGCGCGGCGTGGCCTGCCGCTTCCGCACGGCCTACGACGTGACGCTGGCGCCGGTGGCCATCCGCCAGGCCACGTTCGCCTCGACCGCCAACGCGCCATCGGCCACGCAACTGCCGCCGGGCGTGACCGGCCGCCTGTCGCTGACGCTGGCCTGCCTGGCCGAAACGCAGAGCTTCGCCACCTTGGCCGTGGACCGCCTGCGGGTCTATCTGCATGGCGAGCCGTCGTTCGTGGCAGCGCTGCGCGACTGCCTGTTCCTGCGCACCGCGGCGGCCTACATCGAGACCCAACCCGGCCGCTGGAACCGGCTGCCGGACGTGCCGCTGGCCCAGGTGGGACTGGCCGAGGACGACGCGCTGATCGATTTTCCGGCCAGCTCGCATCCGGCCTACCGGCTGCTGGCCGAGTACTTCGTCTTTTCCGAAAAATTCAACTTCGTCGACATCGACCTGGCGGCGCTGCGGCGCGCGGTCGGGCCGCTGCGCGAATTCACGCTGCACCTGCCGGTCAAGGGGCTGCGCGCCGATTCGAATACCGCGCGCCTGCTGGAATCGGCCTCGGCCGACAACTTCCGGCTGGGCTGCACGCCGGTGATCAACCTGTTCGAGCAGCGCGCCGATCCCATCCGCGTCACGCATGCGGCGGCCTCCTACCCGGTGGTGGCCGATGCGCGCCGGGCCTACGGCTACGAGGTCTATTCCATCGACCGCGTGCGGCTGGTGCGGCAGAACGCGCAGGGCGATTCGGTGGTGGAGTTCCGGCCGTTCTATTCGCTGCACCACGGCGAGACGCCCGAGGGCGCCAGCCATTACTGGACCGCGCGGCGCGATTCGATGGTGGCCGAGCGCAGCCCGGGCTACGAAATGGAGATGTCCATCGTCGACATCGACTTCAATCCGGCCCTGCCGCAGACCGAAACGCTGAGCCTGGAGCTGACCTGCACCAATCGCGACCTGCCGTCGCACCTGGCGGTGGGCCAGCCCGGCGGCGACCTGTTCCTGGAAGGCGGCTCGGTGGCGCGCGAGATCCGCATGCTGCGCCGCCCGACCCATACGCACCGCTTCCAGCAGGGCCGCGCGGCGCACTGGCGCCTGATCTCGCACCTGGCGCTGAACCACCTGTCGCTGGTGCACAGCGGCCTGCCGGCCTTGAAGGAAACCCTGCGCCTGTACGACCTGTCGCACGCGGCGGTGGCCGCGCGCCAGATCGAAGGGCTGGTGGGGCTGGACTACAAGCCCGCCACCCACTGGATGCCGGGCGAGCCGTTCGCGACCTTCGTGCGCGGCATCGAGATCCGGCTGACGATCAATGAAGAAAACTTCGTGGGCACCAGCCTGCATGCCTTCGTGGCGGTGCTCAACCGCTTCTTCGGCCTTTACGTGCACGCCAACAGCTTCGTGCAGTTGGTGGTGCTGTCGCGCCGCGGCGCGGAAGAAATCCTACGGTGTCCCCCATGCAACGGCGACGCGATCCTAGCGTAA
- the tssG gene encoding type VI secretion system baseplate subunit TssG — MSPMQRRRDPSVIESLLAEPQRFKFFQAVRVLELWFARQEGTRARNAVPAHLRFVNSSSLGFPASEIAGLTAFDKNGQALHDADARLAALAAGTLGRVEIEPAFFGLLGGQGALPLHYSEILSHRESATRDRGARAFFDIFSNRAAALFYAAWKKYRMPLRHETEQDHHYLPLLLALGGVGHPALRDRLHAGEGRVFDESLAHYAAAARQRPVSAAYLQRVLADYFQVSLRVEQFVGRWYHVPPENRTQLGRPGAVLGVSAMAGERIWQRDLRIRLWIGPLSSSAFADFLPGGARAQALEKLLTMFGGLSFEYEVRLVMAKEDVAGSALGGDAEGGGARLGWNSFLCTEPSASDRDDASYELHTIH, encoded by the coding sequence GTGTCCCCCATGCAACGGCGACGCGATCCTAGCGTAATCGAATCGCTGCTGGCCGAGCCGCAGCGCTTCAAGTTCTTCCAGGCCGTGCGGGTGCTGGAACTGTGGTTCGCACGCCAGGAAGGCACGCGCGCCAGGAATGCCGTGCCGGCGCACCTGCGCTTCGTCAACTCGTCGTCGCTGGGTTTTCCGGCCAGCGAGATCGCGGGGCTGACCGCCTTCGACAAGAACGGCCAGGCCCTGCACGACGCCGACGCGCGACTGGCGGCGCTGGCCGCCGGCACGCTGGGACGGGTGGAGATCGAGCCGGCCTTCTTCGGCCTGCTGGGCGGGCAGGGCGCCTTGCCGCTGCATTACTCCGAGATCCTGAGCCACCGCGAAAGCGCCACGCGCGACCGTGGCGCCCGCGCCTTCTTCGACATCTTCTCGAACCGGGCCGCGGCGCTGTTCTACGCGGCCTGGAAGAAGTACCGCATGCCGCTGCGGCACGAGACCGAACAGGACCATCACTACCTGCCGCTGCTGCTGGCGCTGGGCGGGGTAGGGCATCCGGCGCTGCGCGACCGCCTGCATGCCGGCGAGGGCCGCGTGTTCGACGAATCGCTGGCGCACTACGCGGCGGCGGCGCGGCAGCGGCCGGTGTCGGCCGCGTACCTGCAGCGGGTGCTGGCCGACTATTTCCAGGTCAGCTTGCGGGTCGAACAGTTCGTCGGCCGCTGGTACCACGTGCCGCCCGAAAACCGCACCCAGTTGGGCCGTCCCGGCGCGGTGCTGGGCGTGTCCGCCATGGCGGGCGAGCGCATCTGGCAGCGCGACCTGCGCATCCGGCTGTGGATCGGCCCGCTGTCCAGTTCGGCGTTCGCCGATTTCCTGCCCGGCGGCGCCCGCGCCCAGGCGCTGGAGAAACTGCTGACGATGTTCGGCGGGCTCAGCTTCGAATACGAGGTGCGGCTGGTGATGGCCAAGGAGGACGTCGCCGGCAGCGCGCTGGGCGGCGACGCCGAGGGCGGCGGCGCGCGCCTGGGCTGGAATTCCTTTCTTTGCACCGAACCGTCGGCGTCGGATCGCGACGACGCCAGCTACGAACTGCACACCATCCACTGA
- the tssE gene encoding type VI secretion system baseplate subunit TssE, protein MKGFEPSLFDKLFDGDGPAPHALRRLSVEEIKETVARDIEALLNTRMVFTEESLKRYPNCQRSILTYGLSDFSGLSLASHYDREFICRSLEQAIARHEPRLTHVRVVLQVDSRATSVLYFAITAMLDVGPAHEPVTFDATLQPSTLQYSVSKGWAKAAAAA, encoded by the coding sequence ATGAAGGGATTCGAACCCAGCCTGTTCGACAAGCTGTTCGACGGGGACGGCCCGGCGCCGCACGCGCTGCGGCGCCTGTCCGTCGAGGAAATCAAGGAAACCGTCGCGCGCGACATCGAGGCCCTGCTCAATACCCGCATGGTCTTCACCGAGGAGTCGCTCAAGCGCTATCCGAACTGCCAGCGGTCGATCCTGACCTACGGGCTGTCGGATTTCTCCGGGCTCAGCCTGGCCAGCCACTACGACCGGGAATTCATCTGCCGGTCGCTGGAGCAGGCCATCGCCCGCCACGAGCCGCGCTTGACGCACGTGCGCGTGGTGCTCCAGGTCGACAGCCGCGCCACCTCGGTGCTGTATTTCGCGATCACCGCGATGCTGGACGTCGGCCCGGCCCATGAGCCGGTGACGTTCGACGCGACCTTGCAGCCGTCGACGCTGCAGTATTCGGTCAGCAAGGGCTGGGCCAAGGCCGCGGCGGCCGCCTGA
- the tssJ gene encoding type VI secretion system lipoprotein TssJ, producing MSKHLNLSRCLAATMLIAAVPVINGCAAVSALGAVAGITGTALDAAGLKKDPNAPTDVKLAIHAGENLNASSGQPTAVVTKAYYLKNAEAFQRAPLTQLVDTAQEKAALGDSLIASREITLTPGQRFENVEKVPKGAAYIAVAALFYAPAPQRWKYVFEVKEVEDTGIVLGAHACAMTVATGKIVLPPGMPAFDPSRLGSLQCPN from the coding sequence ATGTCAAAACATCTCAATTTATCGCGATGCTTGGCGGCCACGATGCTCATCGCGGCAGTGCCCGTCATTAATGGTTGTGCGGCGGTTTCCGCCCTTGGCGCGGTCGCCGGAATCACCGGCACGGCGCTCGATGCGGCGGGCCTGAAAAAGGACCCGAATGCGCCCACCGATGTGAAATTGGCGATACACGCCGGAGAAAATTTGAATGCGAGCAGCGGCCAGCCAACCGCCGTCGTTACGAAAGCATACTATTTGAAGAATGCCGAGGCATTTCAGCGCGCGCCGCTCACTCAATTGGTTGATACTGCGCAGGAAAAGGCGGCATTGGGCGACAGTCTCATCGCGTCGCGCGAAATCACCCTGACGCCAGGCCAGCGTTTCGAGAACGTCGAAAAGGTGCCGAAAGGCGCCGCGTACATCGCCGTTGCCGCCTTGTTTTACGCGCCCGCGCCGCAGCGCTGGAAATACGTGTTCGAGGTCAAGGAAGTCGAAGACACCGGCATCGTCCTGGGCGCGCATGCCTGCGCCATGACGGTCGCCACCGGCAAGATCGTGCTGCCGCCGGGCATGCCCGCGTTCGATCCGTCCCGGCTCGGTTCCCTGCAATGCCCGAACTGA
- the tssC gene encoding type VI secretion system contractile sheath large subunit: MSNSAAAQNAAAPAAADSGLLDQIVEQSRVAKSTAEHDRAKDLIGELAREVMKGTVVVSDNLSAMLDARVAELDRLISAQLSEVMHGAEFQKLESTWRGLHYLCQESNTGPMLKIKVLNVTKRDLVRDFQTAIDFDQSLMFKKVYEEEFGTFGGSPFGALLGNFEITRQPEDMYFIEQMSHVAAASHAPFIASASPELLGLDSFADLGRPRDLAKVFDTVEYTKWRSFRDSEDSRYVGLTMPRFLGRLPYDPKEGTSVEGFNFVEDVDGTDHAKYLWCNAAWAFGARLTAAFADFGWCAAIRGVEGGGLVENLPTHTFKTDDGEIALKCPTEIAITDRREKELSDLGLIPLVHCKNSDYAAFFGAQSVQKAKKYNTDSANANAVLSAQLQYIFSVSRVAHYLKAMMRDKIGSFASAQSVESFLNRWVSQYVLLDDNANQEQKAQFPLREASVQVAEVPGRPGVFRAVAFLRPHFQLDELSISLRLVAELPAQAQKS, from the coding sequence ATGAGTAATTCCGCCGCCGCGCAGAACGCGGCCGCCCCGGCCGCCGCCGACTCGGGCCTGCTCGACCAGATCGTCGAGCAGAGCCGGGTGGCCAAATCCACTGCCGAACACGATCGCGCCAAGGACCTGATCGGCGAACTGGCGCGCGAAGTCATGAAGGGCACCGTGGTGGTGTCGGACAATCTGTCGGCCATGCTCGACGCCCGCGTGGCTGAGCTGGACCGCCTGATCTCGGCCCAGCTCAGCGAAGTCATGCACGGCGCCGAGTTCCAGAAGCTCGAAAGCACCTGGCGCGGCCTGCATTACCTGTGCCAGGAAAGCAATACCGGGCCGATGCTCAAGATCAAGGTGCTCAACGTCACCAAGCGCGACCTGGTGCGCGACTTCCAGACCGCCATCGACTTCGACCAGAGCCTGATGTTCAAGAAGGTCTACGAGGAAGAATTCGGCACCTTCGGCGGCTCGCCCTTTGGCGCGCTGCTGGGCAACTTCGAGATCACCCGCCAGCCCGAGGACATGTACTTCATCGAGCAGATGTCGCACGTGGCCGCGGCCTCGCACGCGCCGTTCATCGCCTCGGCCTCGCCCGAGCTGCTGGGCCTGGACAGCTTCGCCGACCTGGGCCGCCCGCGCGACCTGGCCAAGGTGTTCGACACGGTCGAATACACCAAGTGGCGCAGCTTCCGCGACTCCGAGGACTCGCGCTACGTCGGCCTGACCATGCCGCGCTTCCTGGGCCGCCTGCCGTACGACCCGAAAGAGGGCACCTCGGTGGAAGGCTTCAATTTCGTCGAGGACGTCGACGGCACCGACCATGCCAAGTACCTGTGGTGCAACGCCGCCTGGGCCTTCGGCGCACGCCTGACCGCGGCCTTTGCCGACTTCGGCTGGTGCGCGGCGATCCGCGGCGTCGAAGGCGGCGGCCTGGTCGAGAACCTGCCGACCCACACCTTCAAGACCGACGATGGCGAGATCGCGCTCAAGTGTCCCACCGAAATCGCCATCACCGACCGGCGCGAGAAGGAACTGAGCGACCTGGGCCTGATCCCGCTGGTGCACTGCAAGAACTCCGACTACGCGGCGTTCTTCGGCGCGCAATCGGTGCAGAAGGCCAAGAAGTACAACACCGACAGCGCCAATGCCAACGCGGTGCTGTCGGCGCAGTTGCAGTACATCTTTTCGGTGTCGCGCGTGGCCCATTACCTGAAGGCCATGATGCGCGACAAGATCGGCAGTTTTGCGTCCGCGCAATCGGTCGAGAGTTTCCTGAACCGCTGGGTCTCGCAGTACGTGCTGCTGGACGACAACGCGAACCAGGAGCAGAAAGCGCAATTCCCCCTGCGGGAAGCATCGGTGCAGGTTGCCGAAGTGCCGGGTCGTCCTGGCGTGTTCCGGGCCGTGGCGTTCCTGCGGCCGCATTTCCAACTCGACGAGCTGTCGATTTCCCTGCGTCTGGTGGCGGAACTGCCCGCCCAGGCCCAGAAATCGTGA
- a CDS encoding Hcp family type VI secretion system effector — translation MKDIYVKFGNPALKGESQDKDHPDWIEVGSWRHEIIQPRSATASTSGGHTAERTEHGEMVFTKDLDVVSPLLYQHASGGTTFDEVTIDFLRADGEGNRVKYLEIKLKYVIISRVAPEVVSEGLPHESFSLKYAAVQWKYTQQKVGGNQGGNSQGAWSLTKNDKTYSV, via the coding sequence ATGAAGGACATCTACGTCAAATTCGGCAATCCCGCGCTCAAGGGCGAGTCCCAGGACAAGGATCACCCGGACTGGATCGAAGTGGGCTCGTGGCGCCACGAGATCATCCAGCCGCGGTCGGCCACCGCCTCGACCTCGGGCGGCCACACCGCCGAGCGCACCGAGCATGGCGAAATGGTCTTCACCAAGGACCTGGACGTGGTCAGCCCGCTGCTCTACCAGCACGCTTCGGGCGGCACGACCTTTGACGAAGTGACCATCGACTTCCTGCGCGCCGACGGCGAAGGCAACCGCGTCAAGTACCTGGAAATCAAGCTCAAGTACGTGATCATCTCGCGCGTCGCGCCGGAAGTGGTCAGCGAAGGCCTGCCGCACGAATCGTTCTCGCTGAAGTACGCCGCGGTCCAGTGGAAGTACACGCAGCAGAAGGTCGGCGGCAACCAGGGCGGCAATTCCCAGGGCGCCTGGAGCCTGACCAAGAACGACAAGACCTACTCGGTCTGA
- the icmH gene encoding type IVB secretion system protein IcmH/DotU, with protein sequence MNTAAPSLMPAASLPPRAADFYGSRPAKSLLDLLYDGFLMLFLLKSGQEPASAASFSARVQQFLADFERSAKKLDIPAEDVYATKYAFCAAVDETVLNSGFSIRDAWMLQPLQLTLFGEQLAGENFFSRLEDLRAQGAPRLQSLEVFYMCLLLGFQGKYMIEGQEKLGYLTARLGDEIALLRGKRAGFAPHWPLPDKIAHTLKRDVPLWSIGALFALLGLLAYLGMAHFLNGDMQTAMAPYHDIVKLGPRAAHLTISLP encoded by the coding sequence ATGAACACCGCCGCGCCCTCTCTGATGCCCGCCGCCTCGCTCCCGCCGCGCGCCGCCGATTTCTACGGATCGCGCCCCGCCAAGTCACTGCTGGACCTGCTGTACGACGGCTTCCTGATGCTGTTCCTGCTCAAGAGCGGGCAGGAACCGGCCAGCGCCGCGTCGTTCTCGGCGCGGGTGCAGCAGTTCCTGGCGGACTTCGAGCGCAGCGCCAAGAAGCTCGACATACCGGCCGAGGACGTCTACGCCACCAAGTATGCGTTCTGCGCGGCGGTCGACGAAACCGTGCTGAATTCGGGCTTCTCGATCCGCGACGCCTGGATGCTGCAACCGCTGCAACTGACGCTGTTCGGCGAGCAGCTGGCCGGCGAGAACTTTTTCTCGCGCCTGGAGGACCTGCGCGCCCAGGGCGCGCCGCGGCTGCAATCGCTGGAGGTGTTCTACATGTGCCTGCTGCTGGGCTTCCAGGGCAAGTACATGATCGAGGGCCAGGAAAAGCTGGGCTACCTGACCGCGCGCCTGGGCGACGAGATCGCGCTGCTGCGCGGCAAGCGCGCCGGCTTCGCGCCGCACTGGCCGCTGCCGGACAAGATCGCCCACACGCTCAAGCGCGACGTGCCGCTGTGGAGCATCGGCGCGCTGTTCGCATTGCTGGGCCTGCTGGCCTACCTGGGCATGGCGCATTTCCTGAACGGCGACATGCAGACGGCCATGGCGCCGTATCACGACATCGTCAAGCTCGGCCCGCGCGCCGCCCACCTGACCATCTCGCTGCCCTGA